The genomic DNA GCCCACTGCGAGTAAGACAAACGACAACCAGTGGTAGGAAGGCAGTGCAACATCCTGAGGCACGTCCTCATCTAACGCATCAGAAGATGCGGAGTGGATTTTATTATGGGGCATAGGCATGCTCTGGCGAGTCATGTCAACTGCAAGCGTTCCAAGCCGAGCACGAATCGCGTTCAGACGGTCGACATATTGTGCGTCTTCCACAGAAATCTTTTCCAGGCGGAACTCTTTGGAAAGTGCATCGTTCAGTTCCTTGGACGAGACAATGGCAttcttgtcgagcgcgctgtTGTCCGATAGCTCTGTCTCGATCAGGCGGAGAATATTGTTCATAGACGCATCGTCTGTACGGCGCGTCTCATCTGCGTCTTGCTGAAGCACATTCTTGACAAGACGCAGCATGGTCCATAGCTCTTGTTCATTAACAGTACGGTCCTTGTCTGCAAAAACAGACGTACTGATATCCTGCGTACTGATTGGCTTCACCTCTTGGGTGGTATTGTTCGATTTTGCCGAAGAGCGTCGAACAGGCCGCGTTAGGGCAGGGAcaggcgtcgagcgcacgggATACGTCTTCGGCGTGCGACTGCGAACATGAGCAGGCGGAGAGTTAGGAGGAGATGTCGTGTTGCTTGTGTGCGAATTTTCTAGCCGCTCATTCATCGTCTGTGAGGCAGGAGTTGCCTCTTGATTAGGCAGGGCCATGTTGGACACTGGCTCGGTTTCGTCAGTATGCCTGTCCATTGTGGTCTGTGCCCGTATCCGAGCTGCCTGCTCCATGGATTTGCGCCCTTCCTCCCAGCGCTCTTTTCTCATTTTCCTATCGCGCTCGTCATGCTcatgctcgcgctcgtcttCGGCTCGTACGCGCGCGAACAGATCTGTCAAGCTTGGACGAGGACGGCTCGGACTGTTCGAGGAGGAGAGTAGATCAGACTGGGATGCATCATCTGGAGGTAAGTACGAAAGAGGACATACTAATTTCGAGAGACATGGAATCCTTCGCAGGTAACGATGGCCGAGCCCGCTGAAATGCCATCGTTGGAAGTGTTGTGGTTGGGTGACTGATTTCTACAGCTCCACATACACTCAAAGAGAATAAGTATGAAAAGTTGACGCCTGTATACCAGCGAAGGGTCCTGTAGGATAACGGTTAGTCCGAAGGTTTCTGATTCTGCGACTGCAAGTCACGAATTCCTTAAGCCGCGGTTCGACTCCGCGCAGGACCTTGCTTTTTTGCCCTTGTGTCTAACTACCTCCACACGCTTGCTTGTTCTTGTTCCGCGTGATTTTGACCAATGAGACTGTGACACTAATGTCCAATGCTGAGAACCTGCCCTGAAAGATACGCGCACTTCTGGCATCGTGAATTGGTCATTTGGGGTGTTGCGTATTCTGTCCTGCAATTTGTCGTGCACTCTAACTGTGCTCGCATGCCACTGTATGGCTATGAAATGGTCCTGTAGGATAACGGTTAGTCCGAAGGTTTCTGATTTGTGACAACAAGTCTTGCATTCCTTAAGCCGCGGTTCGACTCCGCGCAGGACCTTTTTTTTGGGCAATCATGGCTTTGGACTCGAACTATATTGCCCCATGTTCCCTCATGAAAAGCTCTTCAAAACTTAGAACAAACCAATGTCATCTCCTGTGTATTAAATTAATATACTCTAGATGGGAGTAGTTTCAAGCAACAGAATAATGGCCAGCGCTATGTTTGGAGTAGAATTGCTCATAGTACCGGAACAATTGTTCCTTTTTATTGCGCGACAGGTAAAATTAACTTGGTAGCCATGAGGCTTGGAGACTCGGCTATTACCCAAATTTCCGAATTGGTTCACCGTACCAAATTCGAGAGACCGATGCTAGAGAGGCCCCTAACAAGACAGTTGCCAGCAACCATAGCCTACCACTGAGCCGTATCATGGCTAGAATGGAGATTTAAAATACGTCTGACCGCAGCGCATTCTTATTCATGCCAAGAAGTCTCTTATGACCCAAGATTGACGCAAGCTGAAATGCTGCTGGCCGACGCAAACTATTGCATGCTTATAAAATTAGAATCAGTGTAATTTACGAAGGGAGAGATTGGGTATGTGGCGAGACCCATTACGAGTGAAGCAACCTACTCACTTAGAGCAGAGCGGCAACAAAGAAAGCACCCGTGGCCAAGACAAAGGTCATGCACGTAGAAGGAGCAAAGagaccggcggcgcccgacgagGCCTTGTTGTTCGAGTCCGAGGCAGCgttcgacgacgacgccttgctgcccgacgacgatgacgacgcGTGCTtgccgccgctgctgctgctcgacgacgagctcgaagCAGCAGCCTGGTTCTCGTGAGCGAAACCGTTCTGCATTTTCGACAGAGGAACGACATTGTAGGTAGCGCCCGTGTCCGCCTTGATCGTGTTGCCGTCCGGCAGGCCCGAAGCACGTGTACCGCTCGTGAACTGCTCAAAGTTCGGGTAGGTGATACCGTTCTCGGGGTAAGGTTGAGTGATGTTCTGGCAGGCCGAAACGGGCACGACGTTCTGGTACGCGTTTTTCAGCTTGCCGTACATCTTCTGGAATTCGCCCATGGTATACTGGTCAATTTCATGGGTGAGCACGATCGGGGACTGGGTGCCGTTTTTGGAGAAGATCTTTTGGTAGTTGTTGTCGATCGCATCCGTGGCCTGGTTTCCGTCCGGCATGATGTTCCAGTCGTCGGTGTCTTGCTGCCAGAGGATTGTACGCAGACCCAGACCCGCAGCaatcgcacgcacgcggTCGTCCGTGTCGCCGAACGGAGGGCGCCAGCACGTCGGTGTCACGCCCGTCGTCACCTTGATCGACTTGGCAGTGTAGTACAGCTCGGCAAACACCTGCTCGTTCGACAGCGTGGTCATGTAACGGTGCGACCAGGTATGCACACAGAGGTCGTGGCCGTCCACAAGACCGCGTTGGGCCTGGAGAGGCCACTGGACCACATTGGTACCGATGTAGAACATCGATGCCTTGAGCTTGTTCTGCTGCAGGTAGTCGTAGAAAGCGTTGTGCGAGCAGTTCGGGCCATCGTCAAACGTCAGACCCCAAGTGCTGGGCTCAGGGCAGGTGTAGATATCCTTCGGGATGTTGTCGTGCTTGGGCTGCTTGCAGCCGGTCGCAGTCCACCAGCAGTCTGGGTCGCTCTTTGGGTCGTAACTCGAGTCGTCCACTCCGTAGTCTGGGGTTAGTTAATCGCTGAATACGTACGCTGGCCATTGGTGCTGTCCTTCTTCACCTGCACACTCGAGGGGATAATGTTCGAGGACTGGATATCTTGCCAGACCTTTTGGGCCTCCGAGTCGTTGTCCTGGATACTGGCCACCTGGCTCAGCTTGGGGAAGGTGTGCTGCTTCACCATGGCGTTAAGGCCCTGCGCGCCGGGGTGGGCACACTCCTGGTTCGCGTCCGAAACCTTGGCGaactgcgcctcggtctgGTCAGCACGGCGGACCATGCCGCGGTGCATGAGGGGCACAAAGCCCTCGTCACCAGGAACAACTCGCACCAGCGAAGCAGAAACAGCCGAGGCAGCCAGGAGGGCCAAAAGGGAGAACTTGGCACTCAGCAGCATGGCGAAGGATGGGGGGATAGGTAGAGAATGGATTTTGAATCGGTCACGATGCAATGTCCCTGACGCATCGGAGCCAGTAGGGCAGCTCGCTTTTCATTCTTCCATtagcgtgctgcgcgaaaTGCACAGTGCCGCACCTTTCATGCGCGAGGGTGTTGATTAGTCGCTACATTAATTATATCCACAAATTTCCCTCGGCTGTGCGGCTTTACAATGGGACAGCACGGAAACTAAGTCGCTTTACGCGTTGCgccggagcggcgcgggACAGTGACACAGTGTCGTGCCTAGCTCATGACCGTGACAAAGGAAACAGCCGCAAGGGTGCAGACGATAGCAGAAAGAGATGCCTTGGCACTCGAGAGGCCAGCAGCGCTGTTGTGCTCAGAATAGTGGATAGCAGTCGCGGTAGTACTGGGGTGCGACGTCATTGTATACACCGACGTCGAGTCTTTCATCACCGTGGTCACCACACTTTCGCTTGGCGTGCTCGCGGTACTCGACGAGTTGGACGTGCCCGAGGGGTCCGAGGCCGCATCCGAAGACGTGTATGGTCGGTTGTGATTGATAACATgaccgcctgcggcgccagcGGCCCCGCCAGCAACCgcgccagcggcggcaTTTCCGGCATTTCCGCTGCCTCCGTTGTTCGCCGGGGGTGCGCCTTTGTCACCACCATTGTTTGCAGGAGGCGAGTAGGGAGGGGGCGCGTCCTTGTCGCCGCCATTGTTCCCACC from Malassezia japonica chromosome 1, complete sequence includes the following:
- a CDS encoding uncharacterized protein (SECRETED:SignalP(1-20); EggNog:ENOG503NY8A; COG:S; TransMembrane:1 (n7-15c20/21o460-481i)), with protein sequence MLLSAKFSLLALLAASAVSASLVRVVPGDEGFVPLMHRGMVRRADQTEAQFAKVSDANQECAHPGAQGLNAMVKQHTFPKLSQVASIQDNDSEAQKVWQDIQSSNIIPSSVQVKKDSTNGQHYGVDDSSYDPKSDPDCWWTATGCKQPKHDNIPKDIYTCPEPSTWGLTFDDGPNCSHNAFYDYLQQNKLKASMFYIGTNVVQWPLQAQRGLVDGHDLCVHTWSHRYMTTLSNEQVFAELYYTAKSIKVTTGVTPTCWRPPFGDTDDRVRAIAAGLGLRTILWQQDTDDWNIMPDGNQATDAIDNNYQKIFSKNGTQSPIVLTHEIDQYTMGEFQKMYGKLKNAYQNVVPVSACQNITQPYPENGITYPNFEQFTSGTRASGLPDGNTIKADTGATYNVVPLSKMQNGFAHENQAAASSSSSSSSSGGKHASSSSSGSKASSSNAASDSNNKASSGAAGLFAPSTCMTFVLATGAFFVAALL
- a CDS encoding uncharacterized protein (TransMembrane:1 (o123-143i)); the protein is MLRLVKNVLQQDADETRRTDDASMNNILRLIETELSDNSALDKNAIVSSKELNDALSKEFRLEKISVEDAQYVDRLNAIRARLGTLAVDMTRQSMPMPHNKIHSASSDALDEDVPQDVALPSYHWLSFVLLAVGLVLLVGRVAQYYAEYMMVNTYYDPMYAAVFPMPSFVQTWLPGHTYYNVPFLAHTDRAIASLIAPLGVAMLG